The following DNA comes from Hordeum vulgare subsp. vulgare chromosome 3H, MorexV3_pseudomolecules_assembly, whole genome shotgun sequence.
AATTAGTCAGTCGCTCTCATTGTCTAATTGATGATTACAAATTGTTGAGCACATGACTTGTAATTGATGGCTACAAGATGTTTCCTCATCAACTAGCAAACATGTTTCCCCAAACCCCATATATATGCTCGAACAGGTGGGGTGCATGTACAGTCTATATCAGGGTCAGCTCCTGGACCCTACACAATCCTCAACAACTGCAGCAGCACATTGCTAAAAATGTGATACCCAATCATGGAAAGCTACTATGTATGGATCGAGACAATGCCAAATCTAATCTTAGCATTCAGTGAAGCATTTCAGTCAAACACAGCAGCGTATGCTACGCTACTGAAGGATCGCCGACAAGAAGGGGTGATGAGATCCACATGCCACACCGGCTGCTGTAACGATGAATGGATCTAGGGGTTGGTTGGATGGGGGGATGGGTACCTATCCTGGTCGGCGGTGTCCCAGATCTGGGCCTTGAAGACCTTGTCGTCGACGTGGATGTTGCGGGTGGCGAACTCGACGCCGATGGTGGACTTGGACTCGAGGCTGAACTCGTTGCGGGTGAAGCGGGTGAGCAGGTTGGACTTGCCCAGCCCGGAGTCCCCGATCAGCACCACCTTGAACAGGTAATCGTAGTCGTCCTCCGTCCTGTACGTCATCTCCCTCTCAACTCCGGCCGCCTTCTTCCTCGTCGTCGGTGGATGGCTCCGGccgcctccttcctcctcctggaGGCCGGCGAGGCGCAGCGGCGTGGCCTGGGGCGCGCGCGCTGGCATGAGGTGGCGAGCGGGAGGGAGCTGGTCTCGTGCGGGATGGAGAGGGCCGGTGCAGCCGCTGGGGGAGGAGCGACGGGAGAGGTTGGAGGTGAGGAGCGGGGCGTGGGAGGCAGAGGGAGGCGGTGGCTGACTGGCGCCCGTGGGGAGGGGCCACGAGGGCCTGGGGAGCGGGGCAAGGCAATGGGATCGAGCGGCGGGGCGAGAGAGGCAGCGCAGGAGCGGGAAGGAGTGGGGCGCTAGCGAGAGAGAgatgcgcgggggggggggggagcgggAGGGGTGCGCTCGgggccagggggtggcggcgcgtgGGAATGGGAACTCGGAGTGGGGCGGTTAGGGTTTcctgggggtcttatacccccacGAGAAATGGGCTTGTGGGTAGAATAGGTGGGCCGACGGCCCAGTTGGTGGGTgttgttcttttccttttttgttttatttcttttttattattatagtTTTAGATTCATTTTATTTCAGTGCAATAAATACCTCTCACATTTAATAACTTTTAAAGGACAATCCCCCACGTAATTTTGACAAACATCGAACAGTTTTATTTTTATACTTGAAAACTTTCATCGTGTGTCTTTATTTTAAACTTGAATTCGAACcattttgaactaacgcgagattgACGATAGCAATTACAGTGACGTGGCATCCTGTGCATAGTTTTACTATTGTTTAATCCGGGGATTCACCCATGTCtcgtgggttggacaatccctcggtaggtatttggaagaagaatacaatagaagaatctcacgaggagactgaactaagctcaaacatgaattagcactcaagtgtttgattagcggtgctggAAATGAACATAGAAAATGGGCCTAAAATTTGGCTGAgggtgatcatctactaaggagactctcttggcaaatttttagctcaaatggatgaatctaagtggcacttgctttgcaaagtaacacactgtgcATAAATATGGATGGTGAAGCTGCGATCAAATGAatcgatggattgagatgaaatttggtgtatgatgttaatttgagcatatgaaggcactgtaaaacaattataccatttggacatgccaaagtgacactttcttcacaatgtgccaatctggacagaaaatggtaattgaaactgggctcacatagataatTGGATTGAGataaaatttggaggaggatgataatttgggaaaATTAAGAcagtgtaaaaatttcataaaatttggataaacaaaaattgtacttccttcacaatgctctctactgaatagaatattgggaaaaatattgagggaaactggctgaattaaatgagctaaaatttggtggagtgagattATATGGTCAGTTTCTTCCCGTGGtaaatttccatcaactataaaacaatataaaatgtggttgcttcacaaaatgaaaatattaccagaaacaaagattggatgatgagctcacatggattgttagatggggctaaaattttgtggagagctatgttttgggcacatagagatgtgaaaaaaattcaattcatgaggatattcctatctactacttctttcacaaaggtgttagctaaacacaaactttgcaaatttgttgagaaagatttactaggcaaatcgttacgaaagttttcatgaggcaatgatttggataggaaagagtgccccaaaaatacgagggtaatcaaagaaatagaaataacacttccttcacaaagtgctattctgaatagAATAGCAAAATGaacattgctgaattatttttgaactatggaaggaagggttttcacatatttgaggaatatatgatccaaagtatttatgagaatttttcaagaatttttggaatgacataatagtaggttgcttcacaaactaggatgaggttggatagaatggacccacaaatgacatgtcaacatagttagaacatgttacgacatttttataatcgtcgtaaaagttatgacgatctcatcttatgcggttatgacgtttttgactcacatcgtcgtaatttatatgtagatttgatcccctcaaacggcttacaACAATCTCGGAGGAAATCATCCGGTCTTATCCTAGGGACGGCCGTacgtcggccctctatcggggtgccacatgTCAACAtggtgcaacatgttgatggaataccctcggatcatcttatcatctcctgatttgggcATGAGGGTGTACCTCGTAGTGGTGTTTCTAGTGGGTATCCTAGCTTGCTTGAAATACACGGAACCAAGCTTGTGCCTTCAAGTACTGGTGGGGCACTGTATTGTGCATACTAGTCATAGTGTTGTGATTCATTTTTCGCTCAGAGTACACTTCCAAATCACCCTCTTGTACCTTTGGGGTACCAATGATTGTATCCCACTCCTCCACAGTTAACTCATACATGTGACCTTCACTCATCCATACAATTCTACCAGCTCGATAAAATTGTGCGctggagtagaattgcatgatcaattCATCAATGCAGACAGAtatctcttttccaacaaaatcttcgaTATCAATTGCCCTGAAATTTTCTTTCACATGAGGAAAGAAGTCTTCATATTCCTTGATGTATTCCCAGTCTACATATCTCATATCACTTAAAGAAGGACTCTTGTCTAATAACACTGTCTCatggaaatcttgttgttccttgttgTGAAAGCAAGGACCAATGATTATCCTCCTCCTAACAGCATATGGATCTCCTACTCTCCAGTGTCTTAGaccttgatcccttctcttcttcgtATCCTGAGCATCTGGATGAGAATCATTGTGCATTGGTAGGTGAGCTCTCAATTTCCTCAACACAAAAGACCTTATTCCTCCTCTACAACAGTATCACCGGATGCAGAGCCCTTGTTCTTCTCTTGTGCAGATATATCCCTAGTAGTCGTCTTGGACTTAGGATCTACTAGCTTTTTGGACTTGCGAGCAGAAGGTTTAGTCTTGGGTGCAGACTTGCTTGGCATAGCATctgccataagcttcttcttcttggaaggaggtggattagcagttttcctcttcctcttcttcctcagcagcttcttctggatcttcatacatggaggttGGCCTCCCGACAACATGCACTGTCCTCTCCTGATCCTCTTCTGCCCTGGCTTCTTTGCTTGCTTGGAAGACGGGTTCTCAAGGGTGAGCTGCACCCCTTTCCAAGTTGTCTGTGGAGCTCTCATAGATTCAGTCATGGCATGCTCCTTTCTCACAGTTTTCTTGATTGTAACCCTCTCCTTTTGCTTTTGGGCAGTGCTTTCTTCTGGAATGAAGTCAGCATCCTCCTCATATGAATCCAACTCCTTTCTGGAcgtggtagctgccttgggcaaatCATGGGAGCTATGAGTATCTGGGTTAGAAGCAGTCCTCTGAGGAGTAGTGCCTAAGTCCAATTTCATACTAGGCTCTCTCGAATCATTCTCGCTATCGTCAGAGGCTGAGATACTGACCAGCAACGAAGCAAACAAGATGACCCTATGAATAGATGTAGAAGAGCTAGAGTGTAaggttcccaattttagttgtgggtgaGTTTTAGCAGTTGTAGTAAGTCAAGCGCACCCTAGACATGCACCCCTACACATatcactagaaatgcatgatcatctcatcattcgagGCAGTCATCTCTTTTCCAACTAAATCTTCAATATCAATTGCCCTGAAATTCTCACTCACACGAGGGAAGAAATCATCATGTTCCTTGATGTATTCCGAGtccacatatctcatgtcactaattGCGAGACTCTTGTCAAATAACACtacctcatagaaatcttgttgctccttggtGTGAATACGTGGATCAatagatgttctcctcccaacAGCATAGGGATCTGCAGTTCTCCAGTGTCTCACACCTTGATCACTTCTCTTTTCCATATCctcagcaactggatgagcatcattgtgtaATGGCAAATTAACTCTCAACTTCCTCAGCATAGaaatatcttcttcctcctctgcagcagCATCTCTGGATGCAGAGCCCTTGTTATTCGTTGCTGCAGGTATATACCTAGTAGTCttgttgggagctagtagcctctTAGATTTAGGAGTAAAAGGCTTTGTCTTGGGTGCATACCTGCTTGGCATGGCATCTGtcataagcttcttcttcttggaaggaggtggatttgcagtttcctcttcctcttcctcctaaaCAGCctctgctggatcttcatacatggaggttGGCTTTCTTCTGCCCCGGCTTCTTAGCGTGCTTGGAAGAGGGGTTCTCAAGGGTGAGTTTCATCCCTTCCTGAGGTGTCCCCGGAGCTCTCATAGAATCTGTCCTAGCATACTCCTTTTTCATAGTTTTCTTGATTGTGATCCTCTCTGTTTGCTTTTGGGGAATTCTTTATTCTAGAATGAAGTCAGcatcctcctcatcagaattaAGTTTCTTCCtagacctggtagctgcctttgGCAAATCATGTGATCTTGGAGTACCTGGGTCAAAAGCTGTCCTCTGTGGACTTGTGCCTGAGTGCATTTCTACACTGGGCTCTCTCGAAACATTCTGGCTATCGTGTCaacctgacatactgacaagCAACCAAGAAAACAAGCTGACCTTCTGAATAGAAGTAGAAGAGCAgaagtggatgagcatcacaaaattcagaagtTTTCAAGAAATTTGAACTCGAAGTCTTAAGTTCAATTTCAGCTAAAAGGATTTCGGTTCCACCAAGTCAAAGTTTGCGGAGCCACCAAGCCAAACAAcctccttaacagaaacttggtagGATTTTCGGTTTCATCGAAAAGAGGAACTCAATTTCACCGAGATTGTTCTTTGTAGCCCTAAAACGTATATCGGTATCAGTCAGACTGATTTTTCCGACTCGGTGACAAAAAGATTCATGTTGCGAACGGCTAAACCTAAAAACTTCTTGTTCTCTAATCTAATTGGCATTTCTTCCGGATAGGAATATTACAATCATGGATTGTAGATGGATTAATCCTATTTGCGCAAGATTCGGATAAAGGAGCTCAAAAAGGGGCGAAGTATTTACCCTACTTTCGGTGAAGACCtcctacggcggcggcggcgggtgagATTGCCGACAAAGACGAGGACTCCTGCGGTGACGGGGCACGGGAGATGAACGTCGATGTCTTGGAGACGAGAGCACGACAGCAAGGGGGTTGCAGAAGTGACGATTGACGATTGAATTTCAAAAGTCAGTCCCGCTGGATATATATATCCCTTATTGTCGGTGACATCAAGTTGGaaatatcggtgccaccaagctCCATAATTGTCTCGTGAtagtgaaactcggtgaggctgAGAATTTCCTATCGATGGTACCGAGATCAtaaaacctgatcaaccctagtgcttcggTGTGATCGAGATTTtggggttggtcacaccgagtggcacatgggaggttttggaagttagcTCTTATCGAGACGGATCTCCGTGTGCTCCTGACACAGAGTgtgcctaaagtgcttgctcaaattttgtgatgtagtatgaatagaatttgagacgggaAAGCATAGATATCTAGACAGGGGtactaggcattcttgtatatccaattggccaaataaagtacaaagacaaataataataattggatatccttgaatgtgcaaaaatatgcataccaacatgctcacacaataagatatcaaataaaacatggaaaacatgcacaaccactctagtatctacgaAGCACTTTGGTGGAgataaagtcatctatatatgagtatattgacataggatccaagcaagaatacttgatcataggtcatactcatcgtttaagcacaagtggggttgccacttttacgtAAAGCTT
Coding sequences within:
- the LOC123444052 gene encoding ras-related protein Rab-2B-like isoform X1, whose product is MPARAPQATPLRLAGLQEEEGGGRSHPPTTRKKAAGVEREMTYRTEDDYDYLFKVVLIGDSGLGKSNLLTRFTRNEFSLESKSTIGVEFATRNIHVDDKVFKAQIWDTADQDSERPGITLRRRGHYQRAPRDSLLKSVMVCHSSTLCVVVGRKGTEVLTNEAGEVTSHLQGMLNGTVRLLEAGIKAVLRARMQ
- the LOC123444052 gene encoding ras-related protein Rab-11C-like isoform X2, with amino-acid sequence MPARAPQATPLRLAGLQEEEGGGRSHPPTTRKKAAGVEREMTYRTEDDYDYLFKVVLIGDSGLGKSNLLTRFTRNEFSLESKSTIGVEFATRNIHVDDKVFKAQIWDTADQDSERPGITLRRRGHYQRAPRDSLLKSVMVVVGRKGTEVLTNEAGEVTSHLQGMLNGTVRLLEAGIKAVLRARMQ